The proteins below are encoded in one region of Lactuca sativa cultivar Salinas chromosome 3, Lsat_Salinas_v11, whole genome shotgun sequence:
- the LOC111919021 gene encoding growth-regulating factor 9 isoform X1, protein MDLEPGRCRRTDGKKWRCRLAVLPDQKYCERHIHRGCLRSRKPVEDHMSKSTAKITVSPLKSTINLTKSDARKDKSVCIKNRNNSFKIKKRSREDDARVPLEFSFSPKSVLQNDNAQHSGNSRNNHNNHNLVVVPESARCRRTDGKNWRCTKITLQGQKYCAQHMHRGVKKVQNYQNSNTSLSFSVGASYVQKGSSGNQSNESSDSDDDDDDDGRDPNGATNSSSSDATTISM, encoded by the exons atGGATCTAGAACCAGGGAGGTGTAGAAGAACCGATGGGAAAAAATGGAGGTGCCGACTAGCGGTGCTTCCTGATCAGAAATACTGTGAGCGCCACATACACAGAGGCTGCTTACGTTCAAGAAAGCCTGTGGAAGATCATATGTCAAAATCAACCGCTAAAATTACCGTTTCGCCCCTGAAATCCACCATTAATCTTACAAAAAGTGATGCTAGAAAGGATAAAAGTGTTTGTATCAAGAATCGTAATAATAGCTTCAAAATCAAGAAAAGGAGTAGGGAAGATGATGCTCGGGTGCCTCTTGAATTTAGCTTCTCCCCGAAAAGTGTTCTTCAAAATGATAATG CTCAACATTCTGGCAACTCAAGAAACAATCATAATAACCATAATCTTGTTGTAGTACCTGAATCTGCAAGATGTAGAAGAACAGATGGGAAAAACTGGAGGTGCACCAAAATTACACTCCAGGGGCAAAAATACTGTGCACAACACATGCATCGTGGGGTTAAAAAggtccaaaattaccaaaattccAACACCAGTCTTTCGTTTTCTGTTGGGGCAAGTTATGTACAAAAGGGTAGTTCTGGAAATCAATCAAATGAGTCTAGcgatagtgatgatgatgatgatgatgatggacgTGATCCAAATGGTGCAACTAACAGCAGTAGTAGTGATGCCACCACAATCTCTATGTAA
- the LOC111919021 gene encoding growth-regulating factor 7 isoform X2, whose product MDLEPGRCRRTDGKKWRCRLAVLPDQKYCERHIHRGCLRSRKPVEDHMSKSTAKITVSPLKSTINLTKSDARKDKSVCIKNRNNSFKIKKRSREDDARVPLEFSFSPKSVLQNDNVPESARCRRTDGKNWRCTKITLQGQKYCAQHMHRGVKKVQNYQNSNTSLSFSVGASYVQKGSSGNQSNESSDSDDDDDDDGRDPNGATNSSSSDATTISM is encoded by the exons atGGATCTAGAACCAGGGAGGTGTAGAAGAACCGATGGGAAAAAATGGAGGTGCCGACTAGCGGTGCTTCCTGATCAGAAATACTGTGAGCGCCACATACACAGAGGCTGCTTACGTTCAAGAAAGCCTGTGGAAGATCATATGTCAAAATCAACCGCTAAAATTACCGTTTCGCCCCTGAAATCCACCATTAATCTTACAAAAAGTGATGCTAGAAAGGATAAAAGTGTTTGTATCAAGAATCGTAATAATAGCTTCAAAATCAAGAAAAGGAGTAGGGAAGATGATGCTCGGGTGCCTCTTGAATTTAGCTTCTCCCCGAAAAGTGTTCTTCAAAATGATAATG TACCTGAATCTGCAAGATGTAGAAGAACAGATGGGAAAAACTGGAGGTGCACCAAAATTACACTCCAGGGGCAAAAATACTGTGCACAACACATGCATCGTGGGGTTAAAAAggtccaaaattaccaaaattccAACACCAGTCTTTCGTTTTCTGTTGGGGCAAGTTATGTACAAAAGGGTAGTTCTGGAAATCAATCAAATGAGTCTAGcgatagtgatgatgatgatgatgatgatggacgTGATCCAAATGGTGCAACTAACAGCAGTAGTAGTGATGCCACCACAATCTCTATGTAA